A genomic region of Burkholderia humptydooensis contains the following coding sequences:
- a CDS encoding DsbA family protein: protein MNQFLLQYFFDPLCGWCYASAPALAGLDAAHPGVLELMPSGLFTGEGARELTPEWGEYAWRNDQRIAQMTGQRFTHAYREQVLQRGGVRFDSGPANRALTALGGIDARLERPLLEAIQLARYVDGLDTARPDVLARVAADVAARAGGVTIDADALARRIDTDAALASATAERIARTQQAMQRLGASGVPQLLLTVGERGYVLHGATLYGGAQAAVAAVERVLREA, encoded by the coding sequence ATGAACCAATTCCTGCTTCAGTATTTCTTCGATCCGCTGTGCGGCTGGTGCTATGCGAGCGCGCCCGCGCTCGCCGGGCTCGACGCCGCGCACCCCGGCGTGCTCGAGCTGATGCCGTCGGGGCTCTTCACCGGCGAAGGCGCGCGCGAGCTGACGCCCGAATGGGGCGAGTACGCGTGGCGCAACGATCAGCGCATCGCGCAGATGACGGGCCAGCGCTTCACGCACGCGTATCGCGAGCAGGTGCTGCAGCGCGGCGGCGTGCGTTTCGATTCCGGGCCCGCGAACCGCGCATTGACCGCGCTGGGGGGCATCGACGCGCGGCTCGAGCGGCCGCTGCTCGAAGCGATCCAGCTCGCGCGCTACGTCGACGGCCTCGACACCGCGCGCCCGGACGTGCTCGCGCGCGTCGCGGCGGACGTCGCGGCGCGGGCGGGCGGGGTGACGATCGACGCCGACGCGCTCGCGCGCCGGATCGACACCGACGCCGCGCTCGCGAGCGCGACGGCCGAACGCATCGCCCGCACGCAGCAGGCGATGCAGCGGCTCGGCGCGTCAGGCGTGCCGCAACTGCTGCTGACGGTGGGCGAGCGCGGCTACGTGCTGCACGGTGCGACCCTGTACGGCGGCGCGCAGGCGGCCGTCGCGGCGGTCGAGCGCGTGCTGCGGGAGGCTTGA